The following nucleotide sequence is from Streptomyces sp. HUAS CB01.
CCACGCGCGGCGACCGCGCAGTCACCGTCCGTCATGCCCTGAATCGCGCTGTTCCTCCCGAGTCGGTACTTTCTTGATCAGGTGTCCTCTCGCGTCGACGGCCGCGCCCACCGCGCCGGCCCTTCGCCAGAGCCCGAGGCAAGGAGGGCAGCATGTCCCGAGCCATCGCCGTGGGAGTGGACGGCTCCGACGGAAGTCTCGCGGCCGTGGACTGGGCCGCCGACGAGGCCGCGCTGCGCGGCGCCGCACTGCGGCTGGTGAACGCCACCCGGTGGGCCGAGCACCAGTTGCAGGCCGTGCGGGTGTCCCACGAGGACCGGGCCGGCCAGGCCGACGGCGTCCTCGGCGCGATGGAGGAGCGCGTCCGGTCCCGCAGGCCTGAGCTCGCCATGACCGCCGAGGAGATCGAGGACTCGCCCGCGAGCGTCCTGCTGGAGGCGGCGTCCCGGGCCGACGCGCTGGTCGTCGGATCGCACGGACTCGGCAGCGTGGGCGGCTTCATCATCGGCTCCGTTGGCCAGGAGGTCGTCGCGGACGCGAAGGAGCCGGTGGTGCTGGTGCGGCCGGACTACCGCGACGACGCGCACGGTACGCACGGTGGGGGTCAGCGCAAGGTGGTCCTCGGCCTCGACGTGACCGACGCCAGGGACGAACTCCTGGAGTTCGCGTTCGACCACGCCGCCCGGCGCGACGTCCCGCTCCACATCGTCCACAGCTGGCACGCCCCGTTCTTCCACCGGCCGGGCGGGAAAGCGGAGACGGGCACACAGGCCGCGACGGCAGCCGCACTCGCCCGGGCCGTACGCCCGTACCGCGACAAGTTCCCCGCGGTGAAGGTGACGGAGGAATCGGCTCCGGGACGGCCCGCCGGCCGGCTCGTGGAGGCCGCCGCGGACGCCCGCCTGGTGGTCGTGGGGCGGCGCCGGGCGGCCTCCGGTTCGCACATCGGCTCGATCACCCACGCCGTCATCCACCACGCCGCCTGCCCGGTGGCCGTGGTTCCGCACGGCTGACGTGCCGACGGGCCCCGTGCCCGGAACGGGCCGTCCGCTCCGGGCGCCTCACCCGCTCCGCGTTTCACCCGGCCCGGGTGAGGTCCACCCGTGGTCGTCACGGACACGATGCGAACAGGAGCCCGACGCCGCCGGGCCCGCGGGCGCGCCCGCGGCACACCGCGCGAGACTCCCGGCCCCGGCCGTGCGCCGGGGCCGCCCCGACCCCCCACCGCCCGCCGACCCCACCGCACCGCCCGACCGGACCCGACCGCCCGCCCCTCCACCCGACCGGCCGCCATCGCCGCCATCGCCGCCAACGCCGAGCACGCCGAGCACGCCGAGCACGCCGAGCACGCCGAGCACGCCGAGAACGGGGAACGCTCATGACCGACGACCTGGACACCCTGTCGGTGAACACCATCCGCGGCCTGTGCATGGACGCCGTCCAGCGCGCCGAGTCCGGGCACCCGGGCACACCGATGGGCATGGCCCCCGTCGCCTACACGCTCTGGCAGCGGTTCCTGCGGTACGACCCACGGGACCCGATCTGGCCCAACCGAGACCGCTTCGTGCTCTCCGAGGGCCACGCCTCCACCCTGCTGTGGTCCCTGCTGTACCTGGCCGGCGTCCATGCCGTCGACCCGGACTACGAGGTGCTCGGCCGGCCGGCGGTCACGATGGAGGACCTCGAGTCCTTCCGCCAACTGGACTCCCGCTGCCCCGGTCACCCCGAGTACCGCTGGACGAGCGGCGTGGAGACCACGACCGGCCCGCTCGGCCAGGGCGTCGCCACCTCCGTCGGCATGGCCCTCGCCGGCCGTTGGCTCGGTGCCGCGTACAACCGCGAGGACTTCACGCTCTTCGACTTCGACGTGTACGCCCTCGCCGGTGACGGCTGCATGATGGAGGGCATCTCCTCCGAGGCCGCCTCGTTCGCCGGCCACCAGCGGCTGTCCAATCTGTGCTGGATCTACGACTCGAACCGGGTCACCATCGAGGGCCACACCGACATCACCTTCACCGAGGACGTCGCGGCCCGGTTCCTCGCGTACGGCTGGAACGTGACCACCGTCGCCGACGCGAACGACCTCGACGCCGTCACCCGGGCCTTCCACGACTTCCGGGCCGAGACCGAACGCCCCACCCTGGTGCTGGTGCACAGCCACATCGGCTACGGCTCGCCCGTCGAGGACTCCCCGAAGGCGCACGGCTCACCGCTCGGCCCCGACGGCGTCCGCGCGGCCAAACGCTTCCTCGGCCTGCCCGAGGACGAGGAGTTCCGGGTGCCCGACGCCGTACGGGAACGGTTCGCCCAGGGCATCGGCACCCGCGGCGCCGAACTGCGCGCCGCGTGGGAGAAGCGGTTCGAGGACTACCGCGCCGCATGGCCCGCCGAGGCCGACGAACTGGAGCGCATACAGCGCCGCGAACTCCCCGACGGCTGGGACCGGGCGCTCCCCGAGTTCCCCCCGGACCCGAAGGGCCTCGCCACCCGGGACTCCTCGGGCCGGGTGCTGAACGCCCTGGCGCGGAACGTCCCCTGGCTCCTCGGCGGCTCCGCCGACCTGGCCCCGTCCACGAAGACCAGGCTCACGTTCGACGGCGCGGGGGACCAGGAGCCGGACGAGCCGGGCGGACGCAATCTGCACTTCGGCGTCCGCGAGCACGCGGCCGCCGCCATCTCGAACGGGATGGCGCTGACGAAACTGCGCCCCTACTGGTCCGGCTTCCTCATCTTCTCCGACTACGCCAAGGGCGCCATCCGGCTGTCGGCGCTGATGGAACTGCCGGTGGTGCACATCTTCACCCACGACTCCATCGGCGTCGGTGAGGACGGACCCACCCACCAGCCGGTCGAACAGCTCGCGGGGCTGCGGGCGATGCCGGGTCTGCTGGTGTTCCGCCCCGCGGACGCCGGCGAGGTCACCGAGACCTGGCGCTACGTCGCCGCGCTGCGCCACGAACCGGCGGCGCTGGTGCTCTCCCGGCAGGCGCTCCCCACGCTCGACCGCACCCGGCTCGGGGCCGCGTCGGGCGTCGCGCGCGGCGCGTACGTCCTGGCCGACGCGCCGTCCGGCGAGCCGCAGGTGATCCTGCTCGCCACCGGGTCCGAGGTGTCCCTGGCGCTGGCGGCGCGGGAGGAGCTCGCGGGCGAGGGCATCGGCGCCCGGGTGGTGAGCATGCCGTGCTGGGAGCTGTTCGACCGTCAGCCCCAGGCGTACCGGGACGAGGTGCTGCCGCCGTCCGTGACCGCCCGGGTGGGCGTCGAGCAGGCGTCCACGTTCGGCTGGGACCGGTACGTCGGCGACCGGGGCGCCCTCGTCGGCATGCACACGTTCGGCGCCTCGGCGCCCCTGAAGCAGCTGCTCGGAAAGTTCGGGTTCACCGCCCAGCGGGTGGCCGAGACCGCCCGCGGGCTGCTGGCGGCCGGCCGGGAGACGGCGCCGTGACGGGCCGCCGCCGAGCAGCCCCGCAGACCGTCCGCACCCACCGAGAACGGGGAGAGCGACCATGACCACGGACACACCCATGCAGCTCGGCATGGTCGGACTCGGCCGGATGGGCGCCAACCTCGTGCGCCGGCTGATGCGCGACGGCCACCGCTGCGTCGTCTACGACCTGGACACCGACGCCGTCAAGGAGATGGAGAAGGAAGGGGCGACCGCCGCCTCCTCGCTCCACGACCTCGTCGACAGGCTCGAACAGCCCCGCAACGTCTGGCTGATGCTGCCCGCCGGTGTCGTGCAGCCGACCCTGGACCAGCTGGAGGCCCTGCTGACGGCCGACGACACCGTCGTCGACGGCGGGAACTCCTACTACCGCGACGACATCACCCGCGCCGCGCAGCTCGCCCCCAGCGGGATCCACTACGTGGACTGCGGCACCTCCGGAGGGGTGTGGGGCCTCGAACGCGGCTACTGCCTGATGATCGGCGGCGAGGACGAGCCGGTGACACGGCTCGGCCCGGTCTTCCGCACCATCGCCCCGGGCATCGGCGACGCGGCCCCCACCCCCGGCCGGACCCGCACCGACGGGACCGCCCCGGAGGGCTATCTGCACTGCGGGCCCAGTGGGGCCGGCCACTTCGTGAAGATGGTCCACAACGGGGTCGAGTACGGGATGATGGCGGCCATCGGCGAAGGGCTCAGCATCATCAAGCACGCCGACGCCGGCCTGCGTTCGCGCACGGTCGACGCCGAGACCGCCCCGCTGCGCGAGCCGGAGGCGTACCGGTACGAGATCGACGTGGCCGAGGTCGCCGAGGTGTGGCGGCGCGGCTCGGTCGTCGGGTCCTGGCTGGTCGACCTCGTCGCCGACGCGCTCGCCCGCTCGCCCGGGCTCGACGCGTACACCGGCCGGGTCTCCGACTCCGGTGAGGGCCGCTGGACGGTCCTGGCGGCGGTCGACGAGAGCGTGCCGGCGCCCGTCATCACCAGCGCGCTGATGCAGCGCTACGAATCGCGCGGACTGGGGCAGTTCACCGACAAGGTGCTGTCCGCGATGCGCGGCGAGTTCGGCGGTCACGCCGAGAAGGCGGGGTGACCCGTGACCGGCGGAACCCGCTCGGAGCACCACGGTGCCGTTCCCGACGACCACGTCATCGTGCTGTTCGGGGCCACCGGTGACCTCGCCCGGCGCAAACTGCTGCCGGGACTGTTCCATCTCGCCAAGGCCGGACTGCTGCCCGACCGCTACCGGATCGTCGGCTCCGCGCCCGCCCAGGCGGCGCTCAGCGACGACGAGTTCCGCAAACGGGCGCGGGAGTCGGTCGCCGAGTTCGGCAGGTCCGGCCCCGAGGGCGAGGCGTGGCAGCGGTTCGAGGAGTCGCTGTCCTTCGGGGCCGCCGACCCCGAGGACACGGAGCCGCTGATGGAGGCCGTGCGCGACGCGGAGCAGGCCGTGGGCGGCAGCCCGCGCCGGCTGTTCCACCTCGCCGTGCCACCGAAGGCCTTCGCCTCCGTCATCGAGATGCTCGGCGCCACGGGCCTCGCGGACGGCGCGCGCGTCATCGTGGAGAAGCCGTTCGGCACGGACCTGCCCTCCGCGCGGGCCCTCAACGAGACCATCCACTCCGTCTTCGACGAGTCGCGGGTCTTCCGCATCGACCACTTCCTCGGCAAGGAGTCGGTAGACAACATCCTGGCGCTGAGGTTCGCCAACGGCCTGCTGGAGCCGGTCTGGAACCGCGACCACATCAGCCATGTGCAGATCGACGTGCCGGAGAGGATCGGCATCGAGGGCCGCGCCCAGTTCTTCGAGGGCACCGGCACCTTCCGGGACATGATCGTCACCCATCTCTTCCAGCTGCTGGGCTTCGTGGCGATGGAGCCGCCCACCACGCTCGCCGCCAAGCCCCTGCGGGACGAGAAGGAGAAGGTCTTCCAGTCCATGCGGTCACTGGACCCGGCGCACGTGGTGCGCGGGCAGTACGAGGGCTATCGCGAGGAGCCCGGCGTCGACCCCCGCTCGGACACGGAGACGTTCGTCGCGCTGCGCGTCGAACTCGACAACTGGCGGTGGGCGGGCGTGCCGTTCTACCTGCGCTCCGGCAAGTCGCTGGCGGAGGGGCGGCACATGGTGACGCTCGGCTTCCGGGAGCCCGCCCTGCGGATGTTCCCGCTGGCCGCACGCCACTGCACCCGTACCAACGAGCTGGTGATCGACTTCGACGACCCGGGCAGGATCGCGGCGCGATTCCTGGTGAAGGAGCCCGGGCCCGCCATGCGGCTGGACGACGCCGAGATGGTCTTCAGCTACGCCGGGTCCTTCAACTCCATGCACGCGCTCGAGGGGTACGAGCGCCTCATCCTGGACGCGATGCTCGGCGACCAGTCCCTGTTCACCCGCTCCGACGGCATCGAACGCCTCTGGGAGGTGTCGACCCCGCTGCTGCAGAACCCGCCGCCGGTCGAGCCCTACGCCCCCGGCTCCTGGGGACCGGACAGCATCGACCGCCTCATCGAGCCGTACCACTGGAGCCTGCCGGGCCGCGGCTGACGCCCGGGGCCGCCCGTCCCGGGTCCGCGTCCCCCGCCGGGGACGCGGACCTTCCGGGCGCGGAGGCCGGCGGGTACCGAGCCCGGCGGGCTGCTCCGGATGGCACCGGGCACGTCATCCCCACGGGGTACGCGCGGTGCGGCGGGAGTCCGCTGCCGCACCCGGCGGCGGCCGCCGCCTCCTAGCCTCGACCGCATGCTGGGGCTTCCCGATCACGTACGCACCTGTCTGTTCGACCTCGACGGCGTCCTCACCCGCACGGCCAAGGTCCACGCCGCGGCCTGGAAGGAGATGTTCGACGACTTCCTGCGCCGGCGGGCCGATCGCGAAGGAGCCGCCTTCGTACCGTTCGACGCCGTCCGCGACTACGACGAGTACGTCGACGGCCGGCCCCGCGACGACGGCGTCCGCACCTTCCTCGCCTCGCGAGGCGTCGAGCTGCCCGAGGGGGCGCCGGACGACCCGCCGGAGCGGGAGACCGTCAACGGCCTCGGCACCCGCAAGAACGAACTGGTCCTCCGCCGGATCCGCGAGGACGGCGTGGAGGCGTACGAGGGCTCCGTGGCCTATGTGCACGCCGTCCGCGACG
It contains:
- a CDS encoding universal stress protein, whose product is MSRAIAVGVDGSDGSLAAVDWAADEAALRGAALRLVNATRWAEHQLQAVRVSHEDRAGQADGVLGAMEERVRSRRPELAMTAEEIEDSPASVLLEAASRADALVVGSHGLGSVGGFIIGSVGQEVVADAKEPVVLVRPDYRDDAHGTHGGGQRKVVLGLDVTDARDELLEFAFDHAARRDVPLHIVHSWHAPFFHRPGGKAETGTQAATAAALARAVRPYRDKFPAVKVTEESAPGRPAGRLVEAAADARLVVVGRRRAASGSHIGSITHAVIHHAACPVAVVPHG
- the tkt gene encoding transketolase; protein product: MTDDLDTLSVNTIRGLCMDAVQRAESGHPGTPMGMAPVAYTLWQRFLRYDPRDPIWPNRDRFVLSEGHASTLLWSLLYLAGVHAVDPDYEVLGRPAVTMEDLESFRQLDSRCPGHPEYRWTSGVETTTGPLGQGVATSVGMALAGRWLGAAYNREDFTLFDFDVYALAGDGCMMEGISSEAASFAGHQRLSNLCWIYDSNRVTIEGHTDITFTEDVAARFLAYGWNVTTVADANDLDAVTRAFHDFRAETERPTLVLVHSHIGYGSPVEDSPKAHGSPLGPDGVRAAKRFLGLPEDEEFRVPDAVRERFAQGIGTRGAELRAAWEKRFEDYRAAWPAEADELERIQRRELPDGWDRALPEFPPDPKGLATRDSSGRVLNALARNVPWLLGGSADLAPSTKTRLTFDGAGDQEPDEPGGRNLHFGVREHAAAAISNGMALTKLRPYWSGFLIFSDYAKGAIRLSALMELPVVHIFTHDSIGVGEDGPTHQPVEQLAGLRAMPGLLVFRPADAGEVTETWRYVAALRHEPAALVLSRQALPTLDRTRLGAASGVARGAYVLADAPSGEPQVILLATGSEVSLALAAREELAGEGIGARVVSMPCWELFDRQPQAYRDEVLPPSVTARVGVEQASTFGWDRYVGDRGALVGMHTFGASAPLKQLLGKFGFTAQRVAETARGLLAAGRETAP
- the gnd gene encoding phosphogluconate dehydrogenase (NAD(+)-dependent, decarboxylating) — encoded protein: MTTDTPMQLGMVGLGRMGANLVRRLMRDGHRCVVYDLDTDAVKEMEKEGATAASSLHDLVDRLEQPRNVWLMLPAGVVQPTLDQLEALLTADDTVVDGGNSYYRDDITRAAQLAPSGIHYVDCGTSGGVWGLERGYCLMIGGEDEPVTRLGPVFRTIAPGIGDAAPTPGRTRTDGTAPEGYLHCGPSGAGHFVKMVHNGVEYGMMAAIGEGLSIIKHADAGLRSRTVDAETAPLREPEAYRYEIDVAEVAEVWRRGSVVGSWLVDLVADALARSPGLDAYTGRVSDSGEGRWTVLAAVDESVPAPVITSALMQRYESRGLGQFTDKVLSAMRGEFGGHAEKAG
- the zwf gene encoding glucose-6-phosphate dehydrogenase, translated to MTGGTRSEHHGAVPDDHVIVLFGATGDLARRKLLPGLFHLAKAGLLPDRYRIVGSAPAQAALSDDEFRKRARESVAEFGRSGPEGEAWQRFEESLSFGAADPEDTEPLMEAVRDAEQAVGGSPRRLFHLAVPPKAFASVIEMLGATGLADGARVIVEKPFGTDLPSARALNETIHSVFDESRVFRIDHFLGKESVDNILALRFANGLLEPVWNRDHISHVQIDVPERIGIEGRAQFFEGTGTFRDMIVTHLFQLLGFVAMEPPTTLAAKPLRDEKEKVFQSMRSLDPAHVVRGQYEGYREEPGVDPRSDTETFVALRVELDNWRWAGVPFYLRSGKSLAEGRHMVTLGFREPALRMFPLAARHCTRTNELVIDFDDPGRIAARFLVKEPGPAMRLDDAEMVFSYAGSFNSMHALEGYERLILDAMLGDQSLFTRSDGIERLWEVSTPLLQNPPPVEPYAPGSWGPDSIDRLIEPYHWSLPGRG
- a CDS encoding HAD family hydrolase, whose product is MLGLPDHVRTCLFDLDGVLTRTAKVHAAAWKEMFDDFLRRRADREGAAFVPFDAVRDYDEYVDGRPRDDGVRTFLASRGVELPEGAPDDPPERETVNGLGTRKNELVLRRIREDGVEAYEGSVAYVHAVRDAGLRTAVVSSSANCRDVLAAAGIEDLFDERVDGIVAREQGLHGKPAPDTYLAAARALGAAPRDAAVFEDALAGVEAGRAGSFGLVVGVDRTGQAEELRRHGADVVVDDLAELMESR